From Polaribacter butkevichii, a single genomic window includes:
- a CDS encoding T9SS type A sorting domain-containing protein — protein MKKLLLTSCFLASLSISAQRVFTSTGSGDWSTPATWTITDPNANGGVNTVPSNIDDVFVSTSHTVDVSSGNDAVCNNLTTGGSSGGVDLRDGSTLTVEGDVSLGRFDNSLRLFHGTGAPPTLIIKGTITDRRIYLRKVLSNNKWFLISSPFLNAKKSKFLTGSTNTVTNSVANGFTGDGSKTSFASYDDANASGSKYVYTLEASKTSGNLTDAAGYSILLDNSPSNASYTMNGKYHHGATTSVAISDAGNGYNLVGNPYLAYIYANDAANATHNVLLDNNSILDEATIWLWDGDNATWVTVNKSDAAAYHISPTQGFFVKAKTGGGAFTFDKDLETHATNGDVFLKTTNNRFEIDLTISTDKLSRKTAIRYIDNTTTSFDNGYDSSVFGGYSEDFQVYTQLLESTTKNLAIQSLPTKGLETMVVPVGVKAPANSEITFSAKSLNVPAGYNVYLEDKTNNILTRLDEANAAYTTTVTSAITEGRFFIHTSAFSVLSLESELLEGVSIFKTDNSNLRIVGLQQGKVSVSLVNLIGKTVMNSSFKASTVNNIALPKLATGVYIVQLETEAGKLNKKIILE, from the coding sequence ATGAAAAAATTATTACTTACATCTTGCTTTTTAGCTTCTTTAAGTATTTCCGCTCAACGAGTTTTTACTAGTACAGGTTCTGGAGATTGGAGTACACCCGCTACTTGGACAATTACAGACCCAAATGCTAATGGAGGGGTAAACACCGTGCCTTCTAATATTGATGATGTTTTTGTAAGTACGAGTCATACTGTAGATGTTTCTTCTGGTAACGATGCGGTATGTAACAACCTAACAACAGGTGGTTCTAGTGGAGGGGTAGATTTAAGAGATGGTTCTACTTTAACTGTAGAAGGAGATGTATCTTTAGGCAGATTTGACAATAGTCTTAGACTTTTTCACGGTACAGGTGCGCCTCCAACTCTTATAATTAAAGGAACAATAACAGATAGAAGAATTTATTTAAGAAAAGTATTATCTAACAATAAGTGGTTTTTAATTTCTAGTCCTTTCTTAAATGCTAAAAAATCTAAATTTCTTACAGGTTCAACAAATACAGTTACAAATAGTGTAGCTAATGGTTTTACAGGAGATGGATCTAAAACTTCTTTTGCAAGTTATGATGATGCAAATGCTTCTGGTTCTAAATATGTTTATACTTTAGAAGCAAGTAAAACATCTGGTAATTTAACAGATGCAGCAGGTTATTCTATATTATTAGATAATTCACCTAGTAACGCTTCTTATACTATGAATGGTAAATATCATCATGGTGCAACAACATCTGTTGCTATTTCAGATGCAGGTAATGGATATAATTTAGTAGGTAATCCATACCTGGCTTATATATATGCAAATGATGCAGCTAATGCAACTCACAATGTATTATTAGATAATAATTCAATTTTAGATGAAGCTACTATATGGCTATGGGATGGAGATAATGCAACATGGGTAACAGTTAATAAATCAGATGCAGCAGCATATCACATAAGTCCAACACAAGGGTTTTTTGTAAAAGCTAAAACTGGCGGAGGTGCTTTTACTTTTGATAAAGACTTAGAAACTCATGCTACAAACGGAGATGTTTTCTTAAAAACTACAAATAATAGATTTGAAATTGATTTAACTATTTCTACAGATAAATTAAGTCGTAAAACAGCTATTAGATATATAGATAATACAACCACTTCTTTTGATAATGGTTATGATAGCTCTGTATTTGGAGGGTATTCAGAAGATTTTCAAGTATACACTCAATTATTAGAGAGTACAACTAAAAACTTAGCAATACAATCATTACCAACCAAAGGTTTAGAAACTATGGTAGTTCCTGTAGGAGTTAAAGCACCTGCAAATTCAGAAATCACTTTTTCGGCAAAATCTTTAAACGTACCAGCTGGTTATAATGTGTATTTAGAAGATAAAACAAATAATATTCTTACAAGATTAGATGAAGCAAATGCAGCGTATACAACAACAGTAACTAGTGCTATAACCGAAGGACGTTTTTTTATACACACTAGTGCTTTTTCTGTTTTAAGTTTAGAATCAGAATTATTAGAGGGCGTAAGTATTTTTAAGACAGATAATTCTAATTTAAGAATAGTTGGTTTACAACAAGGAAAAGTATCAGTATCATTAGTTAATTTAATAGGTAAAACAGTAATGAATTCTTCTTTTAAAGCGTCTACTGTAAATAATATTGCATTACCAAAATTAGCTACAGGTGTTTATATTGTTCAGTTAGAAACTGAAGCTGGTAAATTGAATAAGAAAATAATTTTAGAATAA
- a CDS encoding sulfatase-like hydrolase/transferase, translating into MMQKQRFLLVLVLALTMFKPIYSQQNKDNPEKPNIIFILTDDQRFDAIGYVGNSYVKTPEMDKLAKSGTYFKNAIVTTPICAASRASLLTGLHERTHNFNFQTGNIRSEYMDNSYPTILKNAGYHTGFFGKYGVRYEELDKQFDVYESYDRNHRYKDKRSYFYKTIGKDTVHLTRYTGQQALDFIDDSSKEKPFCLSLSFSAPHAHDSAPDQYFWQDATDNLLTDVTIPKADLSEDKYFNAQPEIVRKGFNRLRWTWRYDTPEKYQHSLKGYYRMIAGVDLEIAKIRKKLKEKGLDKNTVIIVMGDNGYFLGERQMAGKWLMYDNSIRVPLMIFDPRVNKHQDINEMVLNIDVTSTIADFAGVKIPETWQGKSLKPLVLKDVNTIARDTILIEHIWDFSEIPPSEGVRTEEWKYFRYVNDKSLEELYNLKKDPKEIKNLVGKRKYAKVLAELRAKTDELIKRNSDKYRAAPTDLTVELIRKPGTDVQIFDTKPEFGWTVPLASKFQSAYQILVSSNLESINNNNGDVWDSGQVRSDASSNVEFKGNPLEVGKTYFWKVRIWDEDNRLVDYSEAQKFTTGKSDSYIISTENKFQVDKIKPVKFEKRNNFYFMDFGKAAFATINFTYNATTPHTLTFRVGEMVDDNGNVNRTPPKKSNIRYQEIKIDVKPGQTNYQIKVHTDERNTRPNKAIALPKGFPPLVPFRYAEVEGAQAPIFADNFTQLAYHTYWDEKASSFKSDNDILNQVWDLSKYSIKATTFNGLYVDGDRERIPYEADAYLNQLSHYTTDREYAMARRTIEYFMKNPTWPTEWQQHVALLIYADYMYTGNTELIERYYEELKHKTLFELSNEDGLITSTKVDKEFMRKLGFADGYKKPLTDIVDWPSANFNGSKTKGERDGFVFKPYSTVINAFFYENMKIMSEFAKILGKTQEVLDFELRAAKAKKAVNEQMFDKKRGIYVDGIGTDHASLHANMMPLAFGLVPEEHYKSVVDYVKSRGMACSVYGSQFLMDGLYNAGEADYALELLASKAKRSWYNMIRIGSTITLEAWDNSYKNNLDWNHAWGAVPANAIPRGLWGIKPKTPGFDVATIKPQMSKLKSSSIEVPTVRGTIKASYKYNGPRLQTYEIEIPGNMVAEFSLNNLEGKDFIHNGQKVPSAFKVVRLAPGKHTIQLKINSF; encoded by the coding sequence ATGATGCAAAAACAAAGGTTTTTATTAGTACTAGTATTGGCTTTAACTATGTTTAAGCCAATTTATTCTCAACAAAATAAAGATAATCCAGAAAAACCAAATATCATATTTATTTTAACGGATGATCAGCGTTTTGATGCTATTGGGTACGTAGGTAATAGCTATGTAAAAACTCCAGAAATGGACAAACTAGCAAAATCGGGTACTTATTTTAAGAATGCCATTGTAACCACACCTATTTGTGCGGCAAGTAGAGCAAGTCTTTTAACAGGTTTGCATGAAAGAACTCATAATTTTAATTTTCAAACAGGAAATATTAGAAGTGAGTATATGGATAATTCGTATCCAACGATCTTAAAAAATGCAGGATATCATACTGGTTTTTTTGGTAAATATGGAGTTAGATATGAAGAGTTAGACAAACAATTTGATGTTTATGAATCTTATGATAGAAACCATAGATACAAAGATAAAAGAAGTTACTTTTATAAAACAATTGGTAAAGATACCGTTCACTTAACAAGATATACAGGGCAGCAAGCTTTAGATTTTATAGATGATTCTTCTAAAGAAAAACCTTTCTGTTTATCATTAAGTTTTAGTGCGCCACATGCACACGATAGTGCGCCAGACCAATACTTTTGGCAAGATGCTACAGACAATCTATTAACAGATGTTACCATACCTAAAGCAGATCTTTCTGAGGATAAGTATTTTAATGCACAACCAGAAATTGTTAGAAAAGGCTTTAACAGATTACGTTGGACTTGGAGATATGACACGCCAGAAAAATATCAGCATAGTTTAAAAGGATATTATAGAATGATTGCGGGTGTAGATTTAGAAATTGCAAAAATCCGTAAAAAACTAAAAGAAAAAGGATTAGATAAAAATACTGTTATTATTGTAATGGGAGATAACGGTTACTTTTTAGGAGAACGTCAAATGGCAGGAAAATGGTTAATGTATGACAACTCAATAAGAGTTCCATTAATGATTTTTGATCCTAGAGTAAACAAACATCAAGACATCAATGAAATGGTTTTAAATATTGATGTTACTTCTACAATTGCAGATTTTGCAGGTGTAAAAATACCTGAAACTTGGCAAGGGAAAAGTTTAAAACCTTTAGTTTTAAAAGATGTAAATACCATTGCTAGAGATACTATTTTAATAGAACATATTTGGGATTTTAGCGAAATACCACCAAGTGAAGGAGTGCGTACAGAAGAATGGAAATACTTTAGATATGTAAATGATAAATCTTTAGAAGAGTTATACAATCTTAAAAAAGATCCAAAAGAAATAAAAAACCTTGTTGGTAAAAGAAAATATGCTAAAGTTTTAGCCGAATTAAGAGCAAAAACAGATGAGCTTATTAAAAGAAATAGCGATAAATATAGAGCAGCGCCAACAGATTTAACAGTAGAGTTAATAAGAAAACCAGGTACAGATGTTCAAATTTTTGATACCAAACCAGAATTTGGTTGGACGGTTCCTTTAGCGTCTAAATTTCAATCTGCATACCAAATATTAGTATCTTCTAATCTAGAAAGTATTAATAATAATAACGGAGATGTTTGGGATAGTGGTCAAGTAAGATCAGATGCATCTTCAAATGTAGAATTTAAAGGAAACCCTTTAGAGGTTGGAAAAACATATTTTTGGAAAGTAAGAATTTGGGATGAAGATAATAGATTGGTAGATTATTCTGAGGCTCAAAAATTTACTACAGGTAAAAGTGATAGTTATATTATTTCTACAGAAAATAAATTTCAGGTTGATAAAATTAAACCTGTAAAATTTGAAAAAAGAAATAATTTCTATTTTATGGATTTTGGTAAAGCAGCTTTTGCAACCATCAATTTTACATATAATGCAACAACCCCACACACATTAACCTTTAGAGTTGGTGAAATGGTTGATGATAACGGAAATGTTAATAGAACTCCACCAAAGAAAAGTAATATTCGTTATCAAGAAATAAAAATTGATGTAAAACCAGGTCAAACAAACTATCAAATAAAAGTACATACAGACGAAAGAAATACAAGGCCAAATAAAGCAATTGCTTTACCAAAAGGATTTCCTCCTTTAGTGCCGTTTAGATATGCAGAAGTAGAAGGAGCACAAGCACCAATTTTTGCAGATAACTTTACACAATTGGCTTACCATACTTATTGGGATGAAAAAGCAAGTAGTTTTAAAAGTGATAATGATATCTTAAACCAAGTTTGGGATTTATCTAAATACTCTATAAAAGCAACTACTTTTAATGGGTTGTATGTAGACGGAGATAGAGAAAGAATACCTTATGAGGCAGATGCTTATTTAAATCAATTAAGCCATTATACTACAGATAGAGAGTATGCAATGGCAAGACGTACTATAGAGTATTTTATGAAAAATCCAACATGGCCAACAGAATGGCAACAACATGTTGCATTGCTTATTTATGCAGATTATATGTATACAGGAAATACAGAGCTTATAGAACGTTATTATGAAGAGCTAAAACATAAAACTTTGTTCGAATTATCTAATGAGGATGGATTAATAACATCAACAAAAGTAGATAAAGAATTTATGCGTAAATTAGGTTTTGCAGATGGATATAAAAAACCATTAACAGATATTGTAGATTGGCCATCAGCTAATTTTAATGGAAGTAAAACCAAAGGAGAACGAGATGGTTTTGTATTTAAGCCATACAGTACAGTAATTAATGCTTTCTTTTATGAAAACATGAAAATTATGTCTGAATTTGCTAAAATTTTAGGAAAAACGCAAGAAGTTTTAGATTTTGAATTAAGAGCAGCAAAAGCAAAAAAGGCTGTTAACGAACAAATGTTCGATAAAAAACGAGGTATTTATGTAGATGGTATTGGTACAGATCATGCCTCTTTACACGCAAATATGATGCCTTTAGCATTTGGGTTAGTCCCAGAAGAGCATTATAAATCGGTTGTAGATTATGTGAAATCTAGAGGAATGGCTTGTAGTGTTTACGGATCGCAATTTTTAATGGATGGCTTGTATAATGCAGGTGAAGCAGATTATGCTTTAGAATTATTAGCAAGTAAAGCTAAAAGAAGTTGGTATAATATGATTCGTATTGGATCTACCATTACTTTAGAAGCTTGGGATAATTCTTATAAAAATAATTTAGATTGGAACCATGCATGGGGAGCAGTACCAGCAAATGCAATACCTAGAGGTTTGTGGGGTATTAAACCTAAAACACCAGGTTTTGATGTAGCTACTATTAAGCCTCAAATGAGTAAACTTAAATCTAGCTCTATAGAAGTACCAACGGTTAGAGGTACAATAAAAGCATCTTATAAATATAACGGACCAAGATTGCAAACTTATGAAATTGAAATTCCTGGTAACATGGTTGCTGAGTTTTCATTAAACAACTTAGAAGGAAAAGATTTTATCCATAATGGACAAAAAGTACCTTCTGCTTTTAAAGTTGTAAGATTAGCTCCTGGAAAACACACAATTCAATTAAAAATAAATTCATTTTAA
- a CDS encoding BNR-4 repeat-containing protein — protein sequence MKHTLQNLIFAILTLLSFQVAIAQVTLEKEVKITDLAMYFNGNRVALNTTTNSTTGYDYVYGPALTPHGDCIKVYGDYVFMTWYRGGKDDRHVMLTRYNTKTGIQKTIEFPHQHTGYNGKWWIGETHNTIAVGISPKNGTIHMLYDMHRNGNVTAFANDYLRYSYTVADAATVPDDEFVLDLFIQSPNNNYKHLAFPGIDDLNTTRLLTYPAFFVNDQGDLFMKMRFGYANNGKFLFAKYDGTDWEGYTEFNRMQASGYGSEYNWGLYGDFKYLNGKLRIGFQRRSDNRNDKYQYQNGFYYAYSDDPSGLTQWKNHEGTGFTRPLADADKILVSEPGDLVATTLKDKVNIVGGFDFTVTDNEDVHFIGKVKDNENNVTKYVHTYKPSGATEFITTTDFAGAEALYSSGDNIYIIGLNSSGRPYVEQAPGGTNLFSRVYEATSGKRFRKGIVNIHEGKLYYYLLENNASDSDDTQPTYLQIIDLNIKNGPKPFEVSLLSPSDNQQFEEGENVQLYAKATTDTGALTKVEFIVNGELLETDTTDPYLLDWVPSDVGTYIIKAIAYNDSDKNIESSEITIEVIEEDKTNLTGDVYRLKNVGSGKYLTSNEAAVIGSDSGEGVEKEWTFVKTEYQSKVYYNIDSETSKGILRATGGGNTPPYIIINTGKGAPATDSDKIWTVHYNESDDTYRFEAKDQNRFLYHQEDGEFYNLLAEETEVRSKWKVESTSASLSVTNQVVALSSVKVYPNPTNNNFTLAFNNFNSVNVKIYNVLGKVVYENSKIIGNSINVINNNKFKSGIYLIKVLGNNDKVHYQKLVIK from the coding sequence ATGAAACACACACTACAAAATTTAATATTTGCAATTTTAACCTTGTTATCTTTTCAGGTTGCAATTGCTCAAGTAACGCTAGAGAAAGAAGTTAAAATAACCGATCTTGCCATGTATTTTAATGGTAATAGGGTAGCACTTAACACAACCACTAACTCAACAACGGGTTATGATTATGTTTATGGACCAGCACTTACACCTCACGGAGATTGTATAAAGGTTTATGGAGATTATGTTTTTATGACCTGGTATAGAGGAGGTAAAGATGACCGCCATGTTATGCTTACAAGATACAATACAAAAACAGGTATTCAAAAAACAATAGAATTTCCGCATCAACATACTGGGTATAATGGTAAGTGGTGGATTGGTGAAACACACAATACAATTGCTGTAGGTATTTCTCCAAAAAACGGTACAATACACATGTTGTATGACATGCATAGAAATGGTAACGTAACCGCTTTTGCTAATGATTATTTAAGATATTCTTACACGGTTGCTGATGCTGCAACTGTACCAGATGATGAATTTGTTTTAGATTTGTTCATTCAATCTCCTAATAACAATTACAAACACTTAGCTTTTCCTGGTATAGATGATTTAAATACAACAAGATTATTAACTTATCCTGCATTTTTTGTAAATGACCAAGGAGATTTATTTATGAAAATGAGATTTGGTTATGCTAATAATGGAAAATTTTTATTTGCTAAATACGATGGAACTGATTGGGAAGGTTATACAGAATTTAACAGAATGCAAGCATCAGGTTATGGTAGTGAATATAACTGGGGCTTATATGGAGATTTTAAATACTTAAATGGTAAGTTAAGAATTGGTTTTCAAAGAAGATCAGATAATAGAAATGATAAATACCAATATCAAAATGGGTTTTATTATGCGTATTCTGATGACCCAAGCGGACTTACACAATGGAAAAATCATGAAGGAACTGGGTTTACAAGACCGTTAGCAGATGCAGATAAAATATTAGTTTCAGAACCAGGAGATTTAGTAGCAACTACTCTAAAAGATAAAGTGAATATTGTAGGTGGTTTTGATTTTACAGTAACAGATAATGAAGACGTACATTTTATTGGTAAAGTAAAAGATAATGAGAATAACGTAACCAAGTATGTGCATACTTATAAACCTTCTGGAGCAACAGAATTTATAACAACCACAGATTTTGCAGGAGCAGAAGCACTTTATTCTTCTGGAGATAATATATATATTATTGGTTTAAATTCTTCTGGTAGACCTTATGTAGAACAAGCACCTGGCGGAACAAATTTGTTTTCTAGAGTATATGAGGCTACATCTGGTAAACGATTTAGAAAAGGTATTGTTAATATTCATGAAGGAAAATTATATTATTATTTATTAGAAAACAATGCATCAGATAGTGATGATACACAACCTACCTATTTACAAATAATTGATTTAAATATTAAAAATGGTCCAAAACCATTTGAAGTGTCTTTATTATCTCCGTCAGATAATCAACAATTTGAAGAAGGAGAAAACGTTCAGTTATACGCAAAAGCAACGACAGATACAGGAGCACTTACAAAAGTTGAATTTATTGTTAATGGAGAGTTGCTAGAAACAGATACAACAGATCCTTATTTGTTAGACTGGGTACCTTCGGATGTTGGTACATATATCATCAAGGCAATAGCATATAATGATAGTGATAAAAATATAGAGTCATCAGAAATTACAATTGAAGTAATAGAAGAAGATAAAACGAATTTAACAGGAGATGTGTACCGTTTAAAAAATGTAGGTTCGGGTAAGTATTTAACATCAAATGAGGCAGCGGTAATTGGTAGTGATTCTGGTGAAGGAGTAGAAAAAGAATGGACATTTGTAAAAACAGAATACCAATCTAAAGTGTATTATAATATAGATAGTGAAACAAGTAAAGGTATATTACGTGCTACTGGTGGCGGTAATACTCCGCCATATATAATTATAAATACAGGTAAAGGAGCGCCTGCTACAGATTCTGATAAAATTTGGACTGTACATTATAATGAGTCAGATGATACTTATCGATTTGAAGCAAAAGATCAAAATAGATTTTTATATCATCAAGAAGATGGAGAGTTTTATAACCTTCTTGCAGAAGAAACGGAAGTAAGAAGTAAATGGAAGGTAGAATCTACAAGTGCTTCTTTAAGTGTTACTAACCAGGTTGTTGCCTTGTCATCTGTAAAGGTATACCCAAATCCTACAAACAATAATTTTACACTGGCATTTAATAATTTTAATAGTGTTAATGTTAAAATTTACAATGTGTTAGGTAAGGTTGTTTATGAAAACTCTAAAATTATAGGTAATAGCATTAATGTAATTAATAACAATAAATTTAAATCAGGTATTTACCTAATTAAGGTTTTAGGGAATAACGATAAAGTACATTATCAAAAATTAGTCATTAAATAA